CATCGAGCGGGAATTCCCCCGCTCCGGATGGAGCCTCACGACGATGTCCGATCTCAGCCTCGCGCTAAACCACGCCTTCCAGCTCGCCCGTACCCTCATGGTCCCGGTCACACTCTTCAAGTCCGGCAACCAGTACGGCGCCCTCCCGAGCGACGAGCTCGACGCCGACGACGACCTTGAGCCCATCCACGAGTTCGATCCGCACGAGCGCGGGCCGGCTCATTGAGCCGGCACCCCGTTGCCGGACCCACCCGGCCATCCG
Above is a window of Hyphomicrobiales bacterium DNA encoding:
- a CDS encoding conserved hypothetical protein (Evidence 4 : Unknown function but conserved in other organisms), whose amino-acid sequence is MSDLSLALNHAFQLARTLMVPVTLFKSGNQYGALPSDELDADDDLEPIHEFDPHERGPAH